DNA sequence from the Tenacibaculum mesophilum genome:
GAAATTAAGTTTAAACCGTCTGTAGAAATATCATCTAAACGACCAATAAATGGCGATACATATGTTGCTCCAGCTTTTGCTGCTAATAATGCTTGACCAGCAGAAAACACTAAAGTTACATTGGTTTTAATTCCTTTATCAGAAAAATATTTACACGCTTTTATTCCATCTTTAATCATAGGTAGTTTCACTACTATTTGAGGGTTTAAAGCAGCTAACGCTTCTCCTTCCTTTACCATACCATCAAAATCAGTAGAAATTACCTCAGCAGAAACATCTCCTTCTACAATTTGACAAATTGCTTTGTAATGATTGATAATATTCCCCTCTCCTGTTATTCCTTCTTTAGCCATTAACGATGGATTTGTTGTTACCCCGTCTAAAATACCTAAAGCCTGTGCTTCTCTTATTTGATCTAAGTTAGCTGTATCAATAAAAAATTTCATCTGTATATTTATTATGTAGTTGTGTTCTAATTCTTGAGTTTTGCGAGTTCAACTCTCTATAAAAACAACATATAAAACAATGTTTTACACCTTGATTTTTCTTTAATTACTAATCTTCTGCGAATTTACAATTTATAATGATTCATTAGTAATTTTTCATAAATTTTATCAGGCAAAATTCTTTTCAATACGATTGAAAATTTCTCCATAAATCCACCAACTTTATAGTGAATTTTTGGGTTCTTGTTTTCAATGATTTTATAGATTGCCTCTGCCATTAGTATTGGATCTGCACCAGAATCAACATGAGCATCCATCAATGCTAAGTTTTCAGCATATTTTTCTTTGTAAGCAGAGTTTTCAAAAACAGGTGTATGATACCTTCCTGCAGCAATATTCGTAGCAAAATCTCCTGGAGCTACATTAACAACCTTAATACCGAAACTTTTCACCTCCATACTTAACGCTTCTGTAACCAACTCTAACGCCCCTTTACTTGCAGAATAAATTCCTCTAAAAGGTAACCCCATGTATCCTGCGATTGAAGTTGTATTAATAATCGTTCCCGATTGCTGTTTTCTCATATGAGGCAACACTTCTTTAACAACATCAATTACCCCAAAAAAATTTGTATTAAAATTATCTTTCATTTCTTGTGTAGGTGTATCCTCAATTGGACCAGTAATTCCTTTTCCTGCATTGTTTATCAACACATCAATCTTTCCTTCAGCAGTGATTACTTCTTCTACAGCTTTCTTTATTGATTCTTGGTCAGTTACATCTAATGCTACCATTTGAAATGGAGTAGTTACTTTTTGTGGATTTCTACTTGTTCCATAAACTTTAAACCCTCTATCGTGTAAATAGATAGCTATTGATTTTCCTATTCCTGAAGAAGCTCCTGTAATGAAAACTGTTTTTGACATTGTTCTTATTTTAAGCAAATATCTTAAAGTTAGCTTCAATAAAAAAACTTTAAAACTTATCTTAGCATTTTATCTTACAAGAACAAATACCATGTATAAAAAAACGTTTTCTTTATCTGTTTTTATGACATCTTTAGCAATTTTAATTGCTGGATGTTCTTCTTCAACCGCTCAAAAAAGCACCTCGTTATTTTCAAAAAATAAAACGTTTACACGTCAAGATTCTTTACGTGGTTCTATTACGCCTGAAAGATCTTGGTGGGACTTAACATATTATCACCTTAACGTAACCGTTAATCCTGACAAAAAGTTTATTAAAGGAAAAAATACTGTACAATATAAAGTTTTAAAACCTTATCAAGTTTTACAAATAGATTTACAACCTCCTTTAAAAATTACCAAAGCGACTCAAAACAATAAAGAATTAAAAGTTATTTCTGAAGGAAATGCGCATTTTATTCAACTACAATCTCCTCAAAAGAAAGGAACTGTAAATTCTGTTGATGTATATTATGAAGGTAAACCTAAAGAAGCGATTAGAGCTCCTTGGGATGGTGGTTTTTCTTGGAAAAAAGACAGTAATGGAAATCACTTTGTTGCTACTTCTTGTCAAGGGTTAGGAGCTAGTGTTTGGTGGCCAAATAAAGATCATATGTATGATGAGGTAGATAGTATGGCAATTAGTGTTCGTGTACCTAAAAATTTAATGGATGTTTCTAATGGGCGTTTACGTAATATTGAAAAACACAATGACGATACAACTACTTATCATTGGTTTGTTGATAATCCTATCAACAACTACGGAGTTAATGTAAACATTGGAGATTATGTACATTTTTCTGAAAAATACCAAGGTGAAGGTGGAGCGTTAGATATGAATTATTATGTGTTACGTGACAATCTTAAAAAAGCCAAAAAGCAATTTAAAGACGCTCCCAAGATGATGAAAGCTTTTGAACACTGGTTTGGTAAATATCCTTTTTATGAAGATGGCTTTAAACTAGTAGAAGTTCCATATTTAGGAATGGAACATCAAAGTTCTGTTACCTATGGAAATCAATATAAAAACGGGTATTTAGGTAGAGATTTATCTGGAACTGGTTGGGGACTAAAATTCGACTTTATTATTATTCACGAAGCTGGTCATGAATGGTTTGCTAATAATATTACCAATGTAGATATTGCTGATATGTGGATTCACGAAAGCTTTACAGCTTACTCTGAAAACTTATTTTTAGATTATTACTATGGTAAAAAAGCTTCTGCTGAATATGTTATAGGAACACGAAGTTCTATTCAAAATGATATTCCTATAATTGGAAATTATAATGTTAATGATGAAGGTTCTGGAGACATGTATTATAAAGGGGCTAATATGCTTCATACAATTCGTCAACTAGTTAATAATGATGAAAAATGGCGTCAAATTTTACGTGGTTTGAATGCTGATTTTTATCATAAAACAGTAACTACTGAAGAAATCGAAAAGTACATGATTGAAAAATCAGGTATTGATTTAAGTAAAATATTCGATCAATATTTACGTACAGTGAAGATTCCAGAGCTGGAGTATACTATTGTAAACAACACCTTAAAATATCGTTGGAATAATGTTGTTAAAGGTTTTAATATGCCTATAAAAGTAACTATTGATGGAAAGGATGAATTACTAAATCCTTCTGATAATTGGCAAACAAAAACTATTAAAGGAGACTCAATTGAGGTTGACAAAAACTTTTATGTAAACTCAAAACCTCTATAAAGCAACTGTATTTTATCTTTTTCATGATTAAAAAGCTTTTAAAAAACGTTATCCTAAACCCTAAAAAGTTGTTTTTAATAGATGGTTTTGGAGCTTTTTTATCTGCTTTTTTATTGGGTGTTGTGTTAGTAAAGTTTGAAAGCACCATAGGAATTCCTCCTTCTAGTCTGTATTTTCTAACTGCTTTTCCTTTGATCTTTACTATGTATGATTTTTACTGTTACCGAAAAAATCACAATAATCTTAGATGTTTTTTAAAAGGAATTGCAGTTGTAAACCTACTATATTGCTGTCTTTCTATTGGAGTAGCATTTCTTCATAGAAAAACTATTACTAACTTAGGATGGACTTATATTATCGTTGAAGTCTTTATTATTACCATTCTATCAAATTTTGAACTCAAAGTAGCCAAACAACTTACTAAAAAAACAAATAAAAAACTCGAACCTTAAAAGGCTCGAGTTTTTAATGATTATTATATTGTTTTTAATAATCTAATCTTTTTAAGTAGTCTAGTTTTTCTTGCCAAAGATCTAACTGGTCTTTAAATTCTTGGATTCCTTTACGTACATTTTATACTAAAGGATTATCTTCTGTAGCGTTTGAAATAAAGCTTAAATTGTTTTCTAACTGTTGCATTTCTCGTACAGTTTCATCTATTTTTTTTCTAATAAAGAACTGTTCACTATCTAATTTTCTATAGTCTTCTTGTGCTAAATATGTATCTACAACGCCTTTAAACTTCATCATTTCAATATCAATTCTGCTCATATCCAATTTATCGAGATGTGCATCCATTGCTTTGTTGAATTTTTCATCCAAATAACGTGCATTTCTTGGCAATGCTCCTAGTGCTCTCCAATCTGCTAAGGCTTTTTCTACATCTTCTTCGGTAGAAATTTCAGCAACTTTAATTTGCTCTACAAATTCTTTCTTAGCCTCTACTACTACTAATTGTTCTTTATTTTCTTCATTCTTATGGGCGTGTAATCTATCAAAATAGTAATTACAAGCATTTTTGAATTTTTTCCAGATATCGTCAGAAAATTTTCTAGGCACATGTCCTATTTTTTTCCAATCTGCTTGAATACGCTTCATAGTATTGGTAGTTTCACTCCAGTCTTCACTATCTTTTAAGCTTTCTGC
Encoded proteins:
- the fsa gene encoding fructose-6-phosphate aldolase produces the protein MKFFIDTANLDQIREAQALGILDGVTTNPSLMAKEGITGEGNIINHYKAICQIVEGDVSAEVISTDFDGMVKEGEALAALNPQIVVKLPMIKDGIKACKYFSDKGIKTNVTLVFSAGQALLAAKAGATYVSPFIGRLDDISTDGLNLISEIRQIYDNYLFDTQILAASVRHTMHVIDCAKIGADVMTGPLSAIEGLLKHPLTDIGLAKFLADYKKGN
- a CDS encoding SDR family oxidoreductase — encoded protein: MSKTVFITGASSGIGKSIAIYLHDRGFKVYGTSRNPQKVTTPFQMVALDVTDQESIKKAVEEVITAEGKIDVLINNAGKGITGPIEDTPTQEMKDNFNTNFFGVIDVVKEVLPHMRKQQSGTIINTTSIAGYMGLPFRGIYSASKGALELVTEALSMEVKSFGIKVVNVAPGDFATNIAAGRYHTPVFENSAYKEKYAENLALMDAHVDSGADPILMAEAIYKIIENKNPKIHYKVGGFMEKFSIVLKRILPDKIYEKLLMNHYKL
- a CDS encoding M1 family metallopeptidase — its product is MYKKTFSLSVFMTSLAILIAGCSSSTAQKSTSLFSKNKTFTRQDSLRGSITPERSWWDLTYYHLNVTVNPDKKFIKGKNTVQYKVLKPYQVLQIDLQPPLKITKATQNNKELKVISEGNAHFIQLQSPQKKGTVNSVDVYYEGKPKEAIRAPWDGGFSWKKDSNGNHFVATSCQGLGASVWWPNKDHMYDEVDSMAISVRVPKNLMDVSNGRLRNIEKHNDDTTTYHWFVDNPINNYGVNVNIGDYVHFSEKYQGEGGALDMNYYVLRDNLKKAKKQFKDAPKMMKAFEHWFGKYPFYEDGFKLVEVPYLGMEHQSSVTYGNQYKNGYLGRDLSGTGWGLKFDFIIIHEAGHEWFANNITNVDIADMWIHESFTAYSENLFLDYYYGKKASAEYVIGTRSSIQNDIPIIGNYNVNDEGSGDMYYKGANMLHTIRQLVNNDEKWRQILRGLNADFYHKTVTTEEIEKYMIEKSGIDLSKIFDQYLRTVKIPELEYTIVNNTLKYRWNNVVKGFNMPIKVTIDGKDELLNPSDNWQTKTIKGDSIEVDKNFYVNSKPL